TAAAAGTATTTGGAAGCCTTTGTTATCCATGTCTGTGTCCCTATAATAACAACAAACTTGAGCCTAGATCATTAGCTTGTGTCTTCATAGGTTACAGTGGAACTCATAAAGTCTATGTGTGTTTACATCGTCCAACAAATAGGATATATATCTCTCGGCATGTCAGATTTGTGGAGAATTCATTTCCTTTCTCTACCAAGCAACAAGATGGTACTGTGAAAGAGAGTTCATTGTCTCTTTATCCACACACAAAGGTATTATCTTCTCCAGTGTTCTCAAAATTACCATCTGCTGTAATACTTAATGAGCAGGCTCAAACTAACCCTATTATGGGCCAAGTTACTCCTATTTTTTCATCAACGGCGACTGATCCAGTAGTTCCAGATGTTTCAATGAGTGAAGCAGTAACTGACACACAGGAGCCAAGTAGTTCTTCTCCAGCTACGTCGTCAACTCATGCATCTCCCAACTGTGTGCAAACTCTTCCTACTACTAAGGTTGTTAACACTTCATCTACCATCTCACATGTACCAGTGCATCCAATGGTTACGAGAGGAAAAGCCGGAATCACCAAACGAGTGAATCGTCTTTGCTTAAAAGCTACTAAACATCCACTACAAGAGCCAACATGTTATACAGAGGCCAGTAAAAATCCTGTTTGGCGTAGATCCATGGATTCGGAGATTAATGCTCAGCTCAGAAACGGAACTTGGACCAAGGTTCCTTACAACCCGGAATGAATGTTGTGGGATCGAAATGGGTGTTTCGTGTGAAGTATAATCAAGATGGAACGGTGTCTCGCTATAAGTCTCGTCTTGTAGCCAAGGGGTTTAATCAACATGAAGGAGTTGATTATGGAGAAACTTTTCTCCTGTCGTCAAACCATGCACTATAAGGTTGGTTCTGTCAATTGTTGTTCAAAATAATTGGCCCTTGAGACAACTAGATATTCAAAATGATTTCCTTCATGGAGTGTTATCAGAGGAAGTTTTCATGAAGCAACCTCCGGGGTTCGTGGATCCTGAAAACCCTAATCATGTATCTAAGTTACATAAGTCGATCTACGGACTCAAGCAAGCCCCAAGGGCTTGGTTCTCCAGGCTCAGCAATTATCTCATTCGTATTGGGTTCACAGGTTCAATATCTGACACTTCCCTGTTTATTAAAAAGGAAAGTTCTTTCACTATATACGTACTcatctatgtagatgacatagttgTCACAGGGTATAATAAATTTGTGTGTGATGACCTAATATCTAACTTGAGCAATGAATTTGTTATTCAAGATATGGGCTGTCTAAGTTATTTTCTAGGTATTGAAGTCTATCGACAAGGAAGGAGTTTAGTGCTCAGTCAGAGAAAATACATTACGGATTTGCTCTGTAGAACAAAACTTGATGGAGCCAAACTTGTCTGCACCCCTCTGGCAGTTCAAACAAGACTTCAAAGAGAAGGTACTTCGAAGTTCTCTGATGCAACTCTATATCGAAGTGTAGTAGGCGCACTACAATATCTTCATCTGACACGTCCAGATATCTCGGTTGCTGTGAACAAAGCATGTTAATATATGCATGATCCATATGTGGAGCATTGGGAATTGGTGAAGAGGATTCTGCGTTATCTTAAGCATACAGTTAATTATGGTATGTACTTTAGGCCATCTCAAGATATGTCTCTACAAGCCTACACTGACTCGGATTGGGCAGGCAGTCTTGATGACAGACGTTCTACTAGTGGATATGGTATTTATTTTGGGGGAAATCTGATCTCTTGGAGTGCACGAAAACAGAAGACGGTTTCGAAGTCATCAACGGAAGATGAATATAGAGGTATTGCGATTGCGACCTCAGAGTTAATTTGGATTCAATCTTTGCTGAAAGAGTTAGGCATATCAATTGCTGCACCACATTTGTGGTGTGATAACTTGGGAGCTACGTACTTAACGGCCAACCCAGTGTTCCATGCTCGTACGAAACACATTGAAATAGACTATCACTTTGTTCGGGAAAGAGTGGCTAAGAAACAACTACATGTCATGTTTCTATCTTCGAAAGATCAGCTAgcagatatcttcaccaagggCTTAGATTCTCCTAGATATCAACTTATAAGGGACAAGTTAAACATTCGGCCACTCATGCTTAACTTGACGGGGAGTGTTAAGGACCCAGTCTCAGAAGATCATATATTGTCTCAGTCAATATAGACTGAGGTGTTTTCAGCTATATTAAACAGCTTCTCCTAGTCTATCTCCGTCTATAACTTAGGTCAGTTACATCTGGAACTGAATTGCTAAACTATCTTTGTATtcattagggctgaacatggtgtcggttaaccgttggaaaccgaccgaaccagaccaataagcaagaaaccgaaccaaaccatttagatttggattggtttggtaaaaaaatgttgaaaaaccgacattactggtttggttttggtttgacctgaaaaccgaaccaaaaaccattggggaaccgattaatttttaaacttaatttctaccgtcgatttaaaagtattagattctacccattaatttagaggataaatagaaaccctaaatctaatatttcattatgatactctccctctttctccttctctcagccgcctcccttctccacccccaactacagctgctgctactcgacttttttcttcccgtcttccttcttttttatttgtcaatatctaaattaagatatattatatatcttcatttgatctctagaattagagtaagctttaactatttttgatttttttttgtctgtatatttgtgtaaaccaatactatcggcaactacgatttttttatctgtaaatttgtgtatttttttttggtttgacataattattggttaaccaaaaaccactgggacaaaccgaaaccaactggaaccatttgtaaaccgaaccaatggttaatggattggtttggtttagatttttagaaaccaataatattggtttcggttttggtttggctagaaaccgaaccaaaaccgaccatgaacagccctagtaTTCATGTGTATATAAGTGATGTGAATCCTGTAAAGTCATTAAGAAGAGAGAAATAAACAAACCAATTCTCAACTGACATTGATCCTGACTTGGGCTGCAGCTTCTGGGAAGATGAATCATTTGAATTTTTCTTATACTGTAACAAATTGGAATACTGTTTTTAGTTAGTTTTCCTTTGTGTTTTGTCTACCTTTGGTAGACTGCATTTTGGACATTCTTTCTCTCTAATAAAATCTTCACTtctgatcaaaaaaataaaacatgaGCCGCCGGTACTTTTTATATCAACGACAGTAAAATAATTGTCAGACGGACACAGTCAATTCGCTACATTTGCCATGGAAAATAATGCTGTCTGATAGATGCGTCATTTCTTAGTGGATATGCGATTGGATCTAATAGACAGATAACAATTAGAAATTGAAGACACTGTTTTTATGGAGCAGTGGTATCATGCTCCTCTGTGTGCGCTGTCGAAAAAATCTATATGGATGAGATTGCCATCAATTTTAATGCACACCGAGTATGACCCAAACTTTAATTCTTATTGACTTCCCTTTCGCTTTTGGGACCgttgagaaaaaaaatcaaaaatcaaacaccAAGTATCTTATCCCAGAGATGCAAACTAATGAACCTTGATTTGCTCTTTAAATAGTTATCTATAACTCCCAAGATTAAATCGTAGAAAGGGGATTGAAGTATCACCTGAATTCTCGTCGGATGATGTGCACAAAATCCCATGATTGATATGGGCTGATATCATTTTATATGGGATAAAAAGATCTTAAACGAGTCCGACCATTGGATCGATAAAATGATATTAGCCCCCGATAATACTAGGTATCATCCCATATAAATCATCAAATTCAGACTCACTAATTCttacaaaataaataatgatAATTTATTTTCAAATAAAACCAATATAACATTATAACTATTTTAACCAGTTTGTGATACTTTAATCAACCAAAAACCTCATGATTTATAAGGGCGGATATCATCTTTTTTGGGTTTATACCAGTCCATCGATCCAATGACCAGGATCGCCAGGATTCTTTTTTATCCTATATGGACTGGTATCATCCTTTAATAGAGCTCGTATCAGCCCTTATAAATCATGAAAAAACTGGTTTGCCATAGTGTTTGACTGTTTGTTATTTTGGTCTGCTTTGAAAACTAGCAGATTTTCGAACCACATTTTCAAAGACAGCTGCCATTACTCAATTATTGGAAGACTCCGTCACTTGTGCGGCGCGGCGGCTTGTGCCTCTACTTTCCAAAAATGCCCATGTCGGTAGTACGTTGCTAAAATGAATCTCGTCTCGTTATCATTGCCTTACAAATCTATAAGTAGGAAATCTCACCAAGGGATAATTCATTACACAAATCTTGAACCTTTCTGAAAATCTCATGGCTTCTTTAAGTCCTATCCATTTCTTTCTAGTTTTCACTATCCTCCTTTCCTTCACTGTCCAAATCCAATCTCAAGTTCCGAAAGAAAAAACTTTTAAGTACATAAACGAAGGGTCATTTGAAGGTTATATAGTTGATTACGATGGAGATTATCGTATCGTATCTGGTTCCGGTTCAACTCGACTTTCTGTCCGCCCCTTCACTCTATGTTTCTACAATACTACTCCTAATGCACATGTTTTAGCAATCAAAGGTGGTTTTGCTAACGATGAAGATCTAATGCGTTGGGTATGGGATGCTAATCGTAACGACCCTGTTCGAGAAAATTCTACTCTAACTTTCGGCCGGAATGGTAATTTAGTCTTAGCGGATGTCGATGGTCGTATAGTTTGGCAAACCAACACGGCCAACAAAGGTGTTGTGGATGTTTCCCTGCTGCCCAATGGGAATTTAGTGCTTCTTGATAAGAATGGGAGGTTTGTGTGGCAGAGTTTTGATTATCCGGTTGATACCCTTTTAGTAGGTATGTCTCTTAAGCTCAACGGTGGAAGAAAACAGCTGGTGAGTCGTACGTCGGATAAAAACGGCCGAGATGGTCCATACAGTGTTGTGATTGACAAAAAAGGGTTCACGATGTATCTAAAAACTTCATCAGGCAAGTCTCTACAATATGGAGGTTGGCAAGGTGATGGTCTTTTGAATGTATCATTTGATGCAGTCCCTGAAGAGCAAAGTATTTTCGCTTATGAATTAACACTGGCTTTCggtgaacaacaacaaccaaacaCCCCAACCAGACACTTACTCCAATCAAGACCGGTAGGTAATTCGAGAGGGATTATTCTTAAGAAACTCAACTATAATGCAACCATTT
This is a stretch of genomic DNA from Papaver somniferum cultivar HN1 chromosome 1, ASM357369v1, whole genome shotgun sequence. It encodes these proteins:
- the LOC113283511 gene encoding EP1-like glycoprotein 2; its protein translation is MASLSPIHFFLVFTILLSFTVQIQSQVPKEKTFKYINEGSFEGYIVDYDGDYRIVSGSGSTRLSVRPFTLCFYNTTPNAHVLAIKGGFANDEDLMRWVWDANRNDPVRENSTLTFGRNGNLVLADVDGRIVWQTNTANKGVVDVSLLPNGNLVLLDKNGRFVWQSFDYPVDTLLVGMSLKLNGGRKQLVSRTSDKNGRDGPYSVVIDKKGFTMYLKTSSGKSLQYGGWQGDGLLNVSFDAVPEEQSIFAYELTLAFGEQQQPNTPTRHLLQSRPVGNSRGIILKKLNYNATISFFRLESDGNIRAYTYFRNTSYLKWDRTYEFFGDDVRECGLPSKCGSFGFCDKRMCIACPSPKGLLGWSESCKPPPAPSCKSGAAAAKYYKIAGVQHFTSPYNEGEGPIKVTDCRDKCSKDCKCAGFFYREESSKCFTVPVLGTLIKDVNTSHVGYIRY